The genomic DNA CTTCTCTtcctcttttatatatatattttttcatgaAGCAGTTTTAAACACTATGAATCTAAGAACAAAAGTCCAAACAACTATTTTTTCTAATCTTCGATATTGATCGCCAAATCGACTTGAACATAAAGTATATTCTTCTACCCTTTGATATGAGTATTGATCTACTGCACCGATCATCGAATTGTCGCTTAGAACTTGATAATCGTATTCTTAAAAAAATACTTAACAAcctaataacttaaataaaaacttttgaatagtttaatgactaaaacgaaaactttcaaataattcagttaccattttataactttttgaatTTTACTATTAATTTAGTGTGATTAAGTGTAGTTTGCCTTTATTTTCGTATATGAATGCATGGATGCACCCACTTGGGCAATaaacagattttttttttttggggggggtggGGGGGACTCTCACATGGTAGGGCATAGAAATACAGCAAATTACGCCTAAAGTATCTATTtttcttttgcattttattcaactttctttaaaaaaaagaatttatttcatgaaattttagaTTCATTAACGTATCATCTCTTAAAGTTGATGCTAGGATTTAgggttatatatattatatggatTTTTCTTTGATGAATTATTGCAGCAAACATCGTATCTGATAATGTTTAAGCAAATGGGTCCAAAGCAATGAACTCAGCTGCAATTAATCCAAAtacattattattttctttcatgACAAGTCACATACTACGAGTCAGTAAAAATCAGTTAATTATCAGTTAAGAATTTTTAAAATCGAATTCATCGATTTTATcaactttaatattaaaatatgtcataagctttttattttttctaaatttaaaatttagttctctcaacttttagattttaaaattcaggtccaattattaatattattaaaattattttgttaaattcaaaattattacaacattattttttaattaactgTGTGagtattttcttaaaaaatttatttatttttaacatcAAGTCACTAACTTTATTGAAAACATGTGATGGGTTCTAAATTTTACAATAATATGATTGAtacatttcaaatatttatatgATTACAATAATAATTACTATCATAATTATAATATACGTAAATcaattataatcaaaattaatgttACATATTCTAATCAAAGAAAATCAAATAACATCCAATTTTAATAaagttaatatttattattttaaaaaataatatgaattttttttcttttaatttatagtTCAATTGCAAAACCGCATTTAACAATGTTTTCTAAATACTAAATCTCTTTAATAATAAAAGGTTTAAACTGATAATGTTTCTATAATAAAGGGATCTACTAGGTAGTTTTACCCAAATTTGAAATCTGTCAGTTTCCACTTACCTAGTACTTTCCAATTTCCCTCCTCACCCTTAATATCTTCCTTttcctaattaattaatttaatccaaAGCTATTAAAATTCTAAATTGCATTAATTGATTCGGTCTATATATAAATTAAGCTTTTGTAGACTGAACTAAAGTAGAGCCTATCTCTTGTTTCAGCATTGGATCTGGGTATTTTTCTTGCTTTCACtggaaggtatatatatatatatatattctttttataTATCTTATTGTTATTTATCTGATAAAGAACCCTATTTTCTTTATTGGGTATGGATGAATGTGGGGTTTTCATTGGTACATTTTCAGGTTTTTGAAtcgtttttatatttttttcctgCTTTTTATGCATTGGCTCTGTTTCCAATGGCTTttgatgtttttttttcttttttgggggGTTTTGGATTTTATGATTTTGTGATTGAATCTCTTATATTCTGTTGATTATTTCAGGGTTCTGCTCATTGGAGGTTTGATAGTGAAAGTGTTCTTCTGGGTAGTAAGTTCAATAACAAAGCTAAATTGCATTTATTTAAAGCCGCGCTTTTTGTGTGAATTTTTAAATCTGAAAAAATCCCCAAATTTGTAATGTATTTGTATAGATTGAGATTCTGACAGTTAGGATTTTGATTGGTTGATTAATATGGCTCCTAGAGATAAAGATTTAGAACTTGGAATTGAAAATGGGGTCATTGATAATGCTAGAGGAGAAAAAGAAGATTATAGCATATGCCCTATTTCAGACATTAGCCGACCCGTTGTTAAGGTTAAAGGTGGTTTGGCCGATGATAGAGTGTCGTTGTCTGGTGATGTGTCGAGTTGTGGTAGTGTTTGTGTGGAGAACACGAATGGCGACGGTAAAGATGCTAAGGACAACCGATTAGCGAAGGAGAAACGTAAAAGCTTGGGTTATAAGAAACCTCCTAAACCTCCTAGGCCACCACGAGCTCCGTCCTTGGATGCGGCCGACCAGAAGTTGATTAAAGAGATTGCAGAACTTGCGAGATTGAAACGTGCACGTTTGAAAGCCTTGAAGAAGATGAAAGCTGCTAAGGGAATGGGAGCGACATCTTCTAACAGCACCAACAACATGCTTGCTGCTGTGTTTACCGTCATTTTTTGTATTGTCATGATCTTTCAAGGTAATGTGTTCACTATCTTGCAGCTTGTGGTATGACCATTGCATTATTTATGGTGTATATGATTTGTTTATGGCTTCATTTCATTGTGATTGGCGGTAAAGATGCCTGATATCTCTGTCTCAATTTATCTGGTATTCAATTCTATTGGATGGATACTATATATGCAACCTCGGTTTCCAAGCCCGGAATATAGCTTAAAATTTGTTTGCTGTTTTTATGCAGGAATGTCATCCGGGAACAGACCGACAAGTTTCCAAGGTTCACCTGTGCTAGCCGGAGCCAGAGCAGTGAAGGGCGGTCTAATTTCAGTCCAGTTCTCAGGGAAACAATCTGCCAACATACCAAACCAACCCGACTCGGGATCTCCCTAGTACGTAACCCTTCATATCGGCAACACAACTTGATATTGCATTTCTATACGTTCTGGGTACTTAAACCGAATCAATTAAGATAATAGAAGCAATGGTAGTGATTTTCAAGTCTGCTTTCTTTTTTGTAGTTTAGTGGAACAGGTTGCGGGTCTAGACCCTTGGGAAAAGCCGAAAAGATCTTCAGGATAAGCCATTTCTCCAGAAGATGTTTCGTATTAACAGCCTTGGTATCTCTGGAGTTTAACTTTTCCTGGTAATTCATCCCCGGACTGTTGTATGCTATTTGAATAAAGCTGAAAGGGATCGAGTGAAATTACCATGTAAATTTTTGGCCATGATTCTCAAatctcaaataataataataaagtataataaatttgaaaacccagtgatttgaaaaaaaaaaattgtacaaTAATTATGTTCTTGCAAGTTGACTTACAAATCTGAATAActatatacctatatatatatgttttttgaGCCTGGACTTTGGATTCGGGTGTAAGTGTTGTTACGACAcggatatttttaattttagccAAGATTTTATttgtatttcaaaatttttcgcATCATAGATATATCATATATCCGTGTTTAAAGATCTATACGTTATTAGTGTCGGATATGAATATACTTGAAGAAAAATGAAGCTTCGGGTTTTCTTTGTTGTTATGGAACATTTGTTGTTTCTTTCTCAATGGATTGTACAGTTCATAATGGTATCATTTTGCAAGTGATGTAAGAGTTTGGtaataaaatcataattaaaatatatcatgAGATGTTTAGAGCTTGATCTgatttagaatattttaattttttaaataatagaatatttaattttaggattgaTTTGAATTTGTACCAAATCCAGATGTTGAGTTCATGTGTATTCACGTGTGCTTGTTTGTTTAATCTGTCTCTAACTTCTTCCATACCTTTCGGGTTTTTTCCCACCTTAACCCGGACTTGATTATTCTCAAtgtaatttgatttgatttaaaattaaatattaatttatttgatttaaacTCGATCTGAAAAGTCAAAAGTTATAATTGATTCCGATTTGAGATCGATCCTATATGTCATAATTTatcgtttttaatatttttttatcaaaatggaataattaatattatatatgaaaAGGGTCACTATCATTGTCACTACATATTAAACTAACGTAAATAAAAATGTACTATTCTATCAATCTCAAAAGTAGGTAATAACAGAATTTATTcaaaacatatttaattattatggTTTAGATTAACATCTAAGCTCCAAACAGTACAACATATATTACTTGCTACATTACCATGTTACGCTAATGGTAACCATTGGGTAAATGGGACCTAGCAATTCTTCCACCAGCTCCCTTAGGAAAGAACCCACCAGGGATGCTTTCATTGCCACTTCCATACACAATCCTCAATATCTCTTCCGGTGTTCAATTGTAGGCGAGCGAGAATTGATCCCCAGCGAGCACGTTGCCTTGCACTCTGCCTTCGGCTCCCTCATTTACTTGAACCGTAAGGCCTTCATCTTTGCTCCCAGCACGTCCTAGTGTGTTTCTAAGGTTTGAAATCCGTCTCGTGAACTCGTCTACATCTATATCATACGGAGGAACCTTCACTTGTCTAAGCGGATATAGTAATGCTCTTATAACAGCATCTTGCCCAGATTCTATCCCTAGGAGGCCTGAAACCAGCTGCAAACAAAAAAGTTACGTCTAAGGTGAGATTTTATTATGGTGGAATTTCATGAAATCCTTTATAAATAAATGATTGTGGTTAAAAAATAATATTCAGAAGACTGTAGCCGTTTGATCAAGCTATGTTAAAAATTAGgaaattgagcaagtaacctagaatttattaaattggttactgaatgcattgtttttttttttaattcagtttttcttcttctttttttttttaactaattGAATTGGTTAAAAGGTAAACTTACATTTTTCGATGTAAACCATATGTTTCATGATCAACAATGGATTAGTGTTCCTTTATCTCTCTCTTTTTTCAACTGTTGATTTAAAAGGATACTACTGCAACAAAGCTTAAAAAAACTGAAAAAATGGGTTAAAATGGTGGCTTACCTTCCTTGAAGTGGTGCTAAAGAGCTTGGGGATAGTATCAACATAGCCGGTAAGTCCAACATAAGGGATCAAATAGGCAGCAATGAGAAAGCTAACATTATTAGCATAAGGATTAAATGGGGGTTGCAATGGCCTATCAAATGCTTGGTCCATCACTTTTGCAAATGTTGATGCACTTAAATCAAGTTGTGGCCTTGGGAACCCCCTCACTACGTTTATAATTGCCCTGCAAATATACATATATCTAGTCATCACATTCAagtgcatacatacatacatacacacacatatatataaataggTACTGACTTTATGTGGCCAACTTCTTGGTAACCAAATTGAAGGATCAAACCATTGGTGATACTGTCAAGGTTAGCCTTTTGGGCACCAATAGGAGGTGGACTACCCCGAGTTAAGTTAGGAGCTACCCTTTCTAAGCCTTGGCCAAAAGAACCGAACAAGAAGAAATCAGCTTCTAAATACTCGAGGTTCAAAGAAAACTCCAACAAATCCACATCAAAGATGGGTAATATGGTGGCATTTAAGTCTAAAGGGTGTgcagaaggaagaagaagagagtTTATAAATGAAGAAATGAAAACAATAGCTGCAAAGGAAACAAAGCAAGGTGCCAATGCCATGGTTTTTACCTAATTGATGTTGATGCATGTCTCAAGGGGCATTGCCCTTATTTATATATAGGCAACGGTGAAAGTACCTATGAAGTCCCTCTATTAAAGGGACCGGATCAAATTAGTCCTACTATTAAATAGACCAATTTAATCCCTTCACTATAAAAAAGAATCAAATGAAGTCAAATTGGAACACAATTAACATTTACTATTTAAAAAATTACAtgaaaactatttttttttatttacagtACAACTCCAAACAAAATATTTCATTCGAAGAACATAAAAAGCTTTCAAAATATAACTCTGTTAAACAATAAATGAcattttttaaactttaaatgTTACATCTATTCTAATTTGACATTATTTGATTCTTGTACAGGCCAAATTTAACtaagcccaataagcccaaatttACTACCCAGAAccaaaaccctagcccacaatgACTAAAAAAAAGGGGAAGGAAGAACTAAGAGAACCCTAGCCGCAGCAGGTGCTCCCCTCTTCTCCACCACCGACGCCAGCATGTGCTCCCCTCTGCTCCACTACCGACGTCTACTAGCACTGCCCACTCTTCCTGCAAGAATTAAAAAGAAATGACAAGTAGTTGAACCAAAACCTTTTGTAAACGGCTATATAAAGCCTTTGAAAACTTTGTATTTTTTTTGAGAGAGGCattcaaaaagaagaaaaatcagcAAATCAAAGCAAATAATACCAAATCAGAAGAATCTAGTATACGGGAAATCAAACCCGAACCTAAGGTGattttcatgtattttatatttttttagtttctttacatacataaatacataatataagcAAAAAGACATACCTtaaatctataataacaaaaaaataaaaaaaaaggtaaaaaataTATACCTGAGGCAATTTccggccaccgtgtacggtggctgGCACGGCGGCGCACGGAGGCCCGGGGACCCAACGGTGGCTGGCTCTTCTGCCGGGAATCTCCCTCCCCCCTctctctctcccttttttttctttagcAGCTAAAATGAAAGTTTTTCAGAAGTTtttaggcttttatagcctaccaaaacggcaccgttttggtgcccagaccaagacccaaaaatgATGTCGTTTTGAAGTGACCCGACCCGATCCGACCCGCTCcactcaggatccgcgtgttttcgttCTTAGGGGCTAATTGCGCGCggggtccttccgctttttctaTGATTTTCAATCAAGTTTTTcttgtattttaatttggccctataaTTTATTACACTTTCCAATTTAGCCCCTGCTGGTGCACTGCGTTCTGATCAAAAGGAATAATTGCTTCCACGGTCCCTCTATGTTGTGCGCGCATTCAATTGGGTCCTTTTATTTTAAATTCCCCCCTTAACTTCATTGTTAATTCACTTTTGtccatttttttactttttctcattattttattttagtcttaatattattcatactattatattttattactgctatcattattatattttatttattagcatggtattattattattattattacttagtattatatacatatatatcatatagtattattaatttgttttaatattattattttggttaatgtatttgACAACCTCAtatgtattcttttaatatatatatatctatatattataCTCCACATTATACATACCTATATTAACATTGTATTGTGCCTATTCTTTAAGCATTATAtacttatatttttcttttatatattatgtatattttatgtacatacttttaatattatcggtattcatttttaaaatatacgaTATATTTACGTAATAttgttcataatttttttttggtcacATTGTTATTATTTCGATATGTATATACCATTACTATACCTATTTATTCTTAAcggttatttttactattattcctaacatatatattatgtacacatTTTTAATatcatagtatatatatatttaacgccATATTCTTGTTATACCTATTTTCACCTCTATTATGttttatacacatatatatatatataccatataaTTTTATTACGTATACATTTCTATATACTACGCATGCGTATCCTTTAACATTATATTCTtgttattatgtatgtatatatttcttttatatatgtcttattacttctattattatgtatgtacctaaatacatatatgtatataccttttttatcattattatcattaccattgtcattttattttaccatttttctTACATTCGTTTGTTTATTTATTCGCTCGCGTGTTCGATTGCTCCATTTTCCTCACGTACGTGTTTACAtttacatatttctaagcttcactattgtttcattttttttctatATAATTGCTTTTTGACGCTATCACATCTATCATTGTGTCATTATACATATTAATACCATAGCATTTATGTTTCATTATAAATCATGTTTTTACTCAATactttaaaataattctttcataaaagtgatattccgtatttggtaatttgagataatcgtgccctaacttactgggtttcgatttttctcatttaatttaaataacggaatactcttttaaattgttatacaagtcttaaaaatgcttattctcggagatgcgaggtgttgtgccctaacttactgggtatgacattttgttacctcgaaataagatttttgcaagtaaaggcaatattcggtgtttgggaattcgaggaaacgtgccctaacttactgggtttcgatcttcctcgttcaccttaattaactgaataaccttttgaaatacacgaatttatatataaaaggcaagctcggtCTCGAAAATtcaaaatgtcgtgtcctaacttactggatatgaccttttatattgtgagacgaggAGGTCCTTAGCATTTGAGcgttttctttacaaagaggg from Gossypium arboreum isolate Shixiya-1 chromosome 9, ASM2569848v2, whole genome shotgun sequence includes the following:
- the LOC108455952 gene encoding uncharacterized protein LOC108455952, whose translation is MAPRDKDLELGIENGVIDNARGEKEDYSICPISDISRPVVKVKGGLADDRVSLSGDVSSCGSVCVENTNGDGKDAKDNRLAKEKRKSLGYKKPPKPPRPPRAPSLDAADQKLIKEIAELARLKRARLKALKKMKAAKGMGATSSNSTNNMLAAVFTVIFCIVMIFQGMSSGNRPTSFQGSPVLAGARAVKGGLISVQFSGKQSANIPNQPDSGSPYLVEQVAGLDPWEKPKRSSG
- the LOC108455216 gene encoding desiccation-related protein PCC13-62-like, producing the protein MALAPCFVSFAAIVFISSFINSLLLPSAHPLDLNATILPIFDVDLLEFSLNLEYLEADFFLFGSFGQGLERVAPNLTRGSPPPIGAQKANLDSITNGLILQFGYQEVGHIKAIINVVRGFPRPQLDLSASTFAKVMDQAFDRPLQPPFNPYANNVSFLIAAYLIPYVGLTGYVDTIPKLFSTTSRKLVSGLLGIESGQDAVIRALLYPLRQVKVPPYDIDVDEFTRRISNLRNTLGRAGSKDEGLTVQVNEGAEGRVQGNVLAGDQFSLAYN